A genomic region of Verrucomicrobiota bacterium contains the following coding sequences:
- a CDS encoding phospholipase: MKLVAGITLWTAAALSPLAQTPGPDGVQKDHAFTTTVSQTHAYRYLQFLPKGYTEDPARRWPLILFLHGAGEHGTNVWLASVHGPPKIVRTKPEFPFIVVSPQCPPGSRWDAEPLRQLLNHVEASLRVDKSRVYLTGLSMGGYGTWSLGLRHPDRFAAIAPICGGGERIDVMLGSRSRTEPFKSLPIWVFHGAKDTVVPLSESERMVEAVRQAGNTRVKLTVYPEAQHDSWTETYDNPALYEWFFSHRR, from the coding sequence ATGAAGCTTGTTGCAGGAATCACCCTCTGGACTGCGGCCGCGTTGTCCCCGCTTGCGCAGACTCCGGGTCCGGATGGTGTTCAAAAGGATCATGCCTTTACCACCACGGTCTCCCAGACTCATGCTTACCGGTACTTGCAGTTCTTGCCCAAGGGCTACACGGAAGATCCAGCCAGGCGCTGGCCTTTGATCTTGTTCCTCCACGGCGCCGGGGAACACGGAACCAACGTCTGGCTCGCCAGCGTTCATGGACCGCCGAAAATCGTCCGAACCAAGCCCGAGTTTCCGTTCATCGTGGTTTCCCCTCAGTGCCCGCCCGGCAGCCGATGGGATGCGGAGCCTTTGCGGCAGTTGCTCAATCATGTGGAGGCGTCGCTGCGTGTGGACAAGTCCCGCGTCTATCTCACCGGATTGAGCATGGGGGGCTATGGCACCTGGAGCCTCGGTCTGCGTCACCCGGACCGCTTCGCGGCAATCGCCCCGATTTGCGGAGGCGGCGAACGCATCGATGTCATGCTTGGGTCCCGCTCCCGCACCGAGCCGTTCAAGTCGCTGCCGATTTGGGTTTTTCATGGCGCCAAAGATACCGTGGTGCCTCTCTCCGAGTCGGAGCGCATGGTCGAAGCCGTCCGCCAAGCGGGGAACACCCGCGTGAAACTGACGGTCTATCCCGAAGCGCAGCATGATTCCTGGACCGAGACTTACGACAATCCGGCCCTTTACGAATGGTTCTTTTCCCACCGCAGGTGA
- the clpS gene encoding ATP-dependent Clp protease adapter ClpS, whose protein sequence is MPDTHGLAVAPEETQEKDPQAKSELDPGYLVICWNDPVNFMEYVTHVFQEIFGWPKQKAQFHMLQVHREGRSVLTRETQERAEHYVHQLHRYRLHATMERDRP, encoded by the coding sequence ATGCCTGACACGCACGGCCTGGCAGTGGCGCCGGAAGAAACCCAGGAAAAGGATCCTCAGGCCAAGTCGGAGCTGGATCCCGGATACTTGGTCATTTGCTGGAATGATCCCGTGAACTTCATGGAATATGTCACCCATGTTTTTCAGGAGATTTTTGGCTGGCCGAAACAGAAGGCGCAGTTCCACATGCTGCAAGTGCATCGGGAAGGTCGCAGCGTTTTGACGCGCGAAACCCAGGAACGCGCCGAGCACTACGTCCATCAGTTGCACCGCTACCGGCTGCACGCCACCATGGAACGCGACCGTCCTTGA
- a CDS encoding leucyl/phenylalanyl-tRNA--protein transferase: MVPWLGEKLWFPDPRNASRSGFQDGLVALGGDFRPERLLLAYRSGIFPWSEDPISWWSPNPRGVLPFSKLHISRSLARTLRRQPYEITVDRAFRRVMEACAGPRASGGGTWISEGFIEAYSHLHELGRAHSVECWKDGGLVGGIYGVSFGSVFAGESMFHRADNASKVALVKLVEILQEKNFDLFDVQVVNHATLALGATSIPRETYLRLLAPAAARSDRW, from the coding sequence ATGGTACCCTGGCTCGGCGAGAAGCTTTGGTTTCCCGATCCGCGAAATGCCTCGCGCAGCGGCTTCCAAGACGGCCTCGTCGCGCTCGGGGGCGATTTCCGCCCGGAACGCTTGCTCCTCGCGTACCGTTCCGGAATTTTCCCGTGGTCGGAGGACCCCATTTCCTGGTGGTCGCCGAATCCCCGCGGCGTCCTGCCGTTTTCGAAACTCCACATCTCCCGCAGCCTGGCGCGCACGCTGCGCCGCCAGCCGTATGAAATCACCGTGGATCGCGCCTTTCGGAGAGTGATGGAGGCTTGCGCCGGTCCGCGCGCAAGCGGCGGAGGAACCTGGATTTCTGAGGGATTCATCGAAGCCTACAGCCACCTCCATGAACTGGGCCGCGCCCATAGCGTGGAATGCTGGAAAGATGGCGGGCTGGTCGGAGGCATTTATGGAGTCAGTTTTGGCTCGGTGTTCGCGGGTGAATCCATGTTCCATCGCGCCGACAACGCGTCTAAAGTTGCGTTGGTCAAACTCGTGGAGATTCTGCAAGAGAAGAACTTCGACCTTTTTGACGTGCAAGTGGTCAATCACGCCACCCTCGCCCTCGGAGCCACCTCGATTCCGCGAGAAACCTACCTCCGCCTGCTCGCCCCAGCCGCCGCACGTTCTGACCGTTGGTAG
- a CDS encoding SGNH/GDSL hydrolase family protein, which translates to MITSVRLVFLCCAWTAVWSATALAAPSAAPSAQRLLFLGDSITYAGHFVEIFEAWLRLRYPDWRGEVANAGLPSETVSGLSEDGHAGGQFPRPDLHERLTRVLDAVRPDCVVACYGMNDGIYLDWDEQRFQRFRAGIEKLREQVRSRGARMIHVTPPTFDPPAGSNKPFNYDRVLDRYAEWLVGQRTHGWEVIDLHRHMGRHLEERRKSNPSYRLAPDGVHPTEAGHWVIAQPLLQFFGAADRILEVERPMDVLGAYSRGAEVLALVQEKQRWMKDSWLSHARHLRPGMKRGIPLPEALAKAEELNRRIQEALPY; encoded by the coding sequence ATGATCACGAGTGTCCGTCTGGTTTTTCTGTGTTGCGCTTGGACTGCCGTTTGGTCCGCAACCGCCCTGGCCGCCCCGTCTGCGGCGCCGTCTGCCCAGCGGCTGCTGTTTCTCGGGGACAGCATCACTTACGCCGGCCATTTCGTTGAAATCTTCGAAGCGTGGCTTCGCCTCCGGTATCCTGACTGGCGAGGTGAGGTGGCCAATGCAGGACTGCCCAGCGAAACGGTTTCGGGGTTATCCGAGGACGGCCACGCGGGAGGCCAGTTTCCCCGGCCTGATCTTCACGAGCGATTGACCAGGGTGTTGGACGCCGTGCGTCCGGATTGCGTGGTGGCTTGCTACGGGATGAACGATGGCATTTACCTGGATTGGGATGAACAGCGGTTTCAGCGGTTTCGCGCGGGCATCGAGAAGTTGCGCGAACAGGTTCGAAGCCGCGGCGCCCGGATGATCCATGTGACGCCGCCGACCTTTGATCCGCCTGCAGGCTCCAACAAGCCGTTCAACTATGATCGCGTTTTGGATCGCTATGCCGAATGGCTCGTGGGGCAGCGGACCCATGGCTGGGAGGTTATCGACCTGCACCGCCACATGGGCCGGCATTTGGAGGAACGGCGAAAGTCCAATCCCTCGTATCGCCTGGCTCCCGATGGAGTTCATCCGACGGAAGCCGGGCACTGGGTCATTGCCCAGCCATTGCTTCAGTTTTTTGGGGCGGCGGACAGAATTCTCGAGGTGGAGCGCCCCATGGATGTCCTTGGGGCTTACTCGCGTGGCGCTGAAGTGTTGGCGTTGGTCCAAGAGAAGCAGCGGTGGATGAAGGACTCTTGGTTGAGCCATGCGCGGCACTTGCGGCCTGGGATGAAGCGGGGAATCCCCTTGCCCGAGGCGTTGGCCAAAGCGGAGGAGCTCAACCGCCGGATTCAGGAGGCGCTGCCTTACTGA
- a CDS encoding Gfo/Idh/MocA family oxidoreductase, translated as MNSTLNRRRFLRRAVHSGAGLLLLRNSKLAFAYEANSKLNIAGIGVGGQGRGILDAFHRFGHNIVALCDVDEQRAGDIFSKHPFARRYQDFRKMFDEMERGIDAVLVATPDHTHAVAAMAAMRRGKHVYCEKPLTRTVHESRVMREAALRHKVVTQMGNQGSAESRLRRAVELVWGGVIGEVREAHIWFGGGNGPMKRPAESPAAPAGLNWDLWLGPAPWRPYHSAYAPASWRAWRDFGSGIVGDFACHTANIMFRALRLEELWDPAQAGARSIIRVQSWPSEVDREGYPTSSKTLIEIPARGALPPVKMTWYAKEKPSEDLMLGHKRGDWGDLLVGSKGSLYSDNPWNAHYVLLPEKKFEDFKGGPAESLPRSKGHQWEWVEACKGNGKTFSPFEIGGPLTELAQLANLATLVEGPLEFDALSGKILNSTAASALLHREYRAGWTL; from the coding sequence ATGAATTCCACCCTCAACCGGCGCCGCTTCCTCCGGCGGGCCGTTCACTCCGGCGCCGGGCTCCTCCTTTTGCGAAACAGCAAGCTGGCCTTCGCCTACGAGGCCAACAGTAAACTCAACATCGCGGGCATCGGAGTCGGCGGACAAGGCCGCGGCATTCTCGACGCATTCCATCGTTTTGGACACAACATCGTGGCGCTTTGCGACGTCGATGAGCAGCGCGCGGGTGACATTTTTTCCAAACATCCTTTCGCCAGGCGCTACCAGGATTTTCGAAAAATGTTCGACGAGATGGAGAGAGGCATCGACGCGGTTCTCGTCGCCACACCGGATCACACCCATGCCGTCGCCGCCATGGCCGCGATGCGGCGCGGCAAACATGTCTACTGCGAAAAACCCCTCACCCGCACCGTCCATGAATCTCGCGTGATGCGGGAAGCCGCCCTGCGCCACAAGGTCGTCACGCAGATGGGAAATCAGGGTTCGGCGGAATCGCGCTTGCGCCGGGCCGTCGAGCTGGTCTGGGGCGGCGTGATCGGCGAGGTGCGGGAAGCGCACATCTGGTTCGGCGGAGGCAACGGCCCGATGAAGCGTCCCGCGGAATCCCCGGCGGCACCCGCCGGATTGAACTGGGATCTTTGGCTCGGCCCCGCACCGTGGCGGCCTTATCACTCCGCCTACGCCCCGGCGAGCTGGCGCGCCTGGCGGGACTTTGGCAGCGGCATCGTCGGCGACTTCGCCTGCCATACGGCCAACATCATGTTCAGAGCGCTGCGGTTGGAGGAACTCTGGGATCCCGCCCAAGCGGGCGCCCGCTCCATCATCCGCGTTCAATCCTGGCCCTCGGAGGTGGATCGAGAAGGGTATCCAACCAGCTCCAAGACGCTCATCGAGATTCCCGCTCGCGGAGCCCTTCCCCCGGTCAAGATGACCTGGTACGCGAAGGAAAAACCCTCCGAAGACCTGATGCTGGGCCACAAAAGAGGCGATTGGGGAGATTTGCTCGTGGGATCCAAAGGCTCGCTCTATTCGGACAACCCTTGGAACGCGCATTACGTGTTGCTGCCCGAAAAGAAGTTCGAGGATTTCAAAGGAGGGCCCGCGGAATCCCTGCCCAGAAGCAAAGGCCATCAGTGGGAATGGGTGGAAGCCTGCAAAGGCAATGGCAAGACCTTCTCGCCGTTCGAAATCGGAGGGCCCCTCACCGAACTCGCCCAACTCGCCAATCTCGCCACCCTGGTCGAGGGACCGTTGGAATTCGACGCTTTGAGCGGAAAGATCCTCAATTCCACCGCCGCGAGCGCTCTTCTGCACCGCGAGTATCGCGCCGGATGGACCCTGTAA
- a CDS encoding Gfo/Idh/MocA family oxidoreductase translates to MNPSQSPTPSPSRREFIKTSGKFVAASALAGVALPHVHPAGSSLVQAALVGCGGRGTGAASDALGTSQLGPVKLVAMADVFNSKLKTSYDAIQRRHPNQVDVSDDRKHIGFDGYRHAMDQLKPGDVVILTTPLAFRWVQLDYAIKKGLNVFMEKPLTADGPTSRRMLKLSEEADKKNLKVGVGLMSRHSRALQELEKRIRGGEIGDIINLRGYRMHGPVGSAYSDKWPGQPNELLWQIQRFHSFLWASGGCYSDFYIHHVDHLCMMKGAWPVKAMGIGGRHYRENKIDQNFDSYSVEYTFADGTKMYMDGRHVLGCKNIYSSYAHGSKGFAVISKQGDCGGPSSTYRGQNIDRSKMIWQSNDNTSPYANEWEDLMAAIRNDKPYNECKRGVEASVVTSMGRMSAHTGEEVTYDDFLNSEHEYAPGADKFTMDSPAPLQADKDGKYPIPLPGICTKTEYPVKA, encoded by the coding sequence ATGAATCCATCCCAATCCCCAACCCCATCCCCGTCCCGACGCGAGTTCATCAAGACGTCCGGCAAATTCGTCGCGGCCTCCGCCCTCGCGGGGGTGGCCCTCCCCCATGTTCATCCTGCGGGAAGCAGCCTCGTGCAAGCGGCTCTCGTGGGCTGCGGTGGACGCGGCACCGGCGCGGCTTCAGACGCGTTGGGCACCAGCCAGCTCGGCCCCGTGAAACTCGTCGCCATGGCGGACGTTTTCAACAGCAAGCTCAAGACCAGCTACGACGCCATCCAACGCCGGCATCCCAATCAAGTCGATGTGTCCGATGACCGGAAACACATCGGCTTCGACGGCTACCGCCATGCCATGGATCAATTGAAGCCTGGTGACGTGGTGATCCTGACCACCCCGCTCGCGTTCCGCTGGGTTCAATTGGATTACGCGATCAAGAAGGGCTTGAATGTGTTCATGGAGAAGCCGCTGACCGCGGATGGTCCGACGTCGCGCCGCATGCTCAAGCTCTCCGAGGAAGCGGACAAAAAGAACCTCAAGGTGGGTGTCGGCCTGATGTCCCGCCACAGCCGCGCCCTGCAGGAACTCGAGAAACGCATCCGTGGCGGCGAGATCGGCGACATCATCAACTTGCGCGGATACCGCATGCACGGCCCCGTGGGATCGGCCTATTCAGACAAATGGCCGGGCCAGCCAAATGAACTGCTCTGGCAGATTCAGCGGTTTCACAGCTTTCTCTGGGCCAGCGGCGGCTGCTACAGCGATTTCTACATTCACCATGTGGACCACCTTTGCATGATGAAAGGCGCCTGGCCCGTGAAAGCGATGGGCATCGGCGGACGCCACTACCGCGAAAACAAGATCGATCAGAATTTCGACAGCTACTCCGTCGAGTACACCTTCGCGGATGGCACGAAGATGTACATGGACGGCCGTCACGTTCTCGGCTGCAAGAACATCTATTCGAGCTACGCACACGGGAGCAAAGGCTTCGCCGTGATTTCCAAGCAGGGGGATTGTGGTGGTCCCTCGAGCACTTACCGTGGCCAGAACATCGACCGCTCCAAGATGATCTGGCAGTCCAACGACAACACCAGTCCCTACGCGAACGAATGGGAAGACCTCATGGCGGCAATTCGCAACGACAAGCCTTACAACGAGTGCAAGCGCGGCGTGGAAGCCAGCGTTGTGACCAGCATGGGCCGCATGTCCGCGCACACCGGCGAGGAAGTGACCTACGACGATTTCCTGAACTCCGAGCATGAGTATGCTCCGGGCGCGGATAAGTTCACCATGGACAGTCCGGCTCCTTTGCAGGCCGACAAGGATGGAAAGTATCCCATCCCCCTCCCCGGCATCTGCACCAAGACCGAATATCCGGTGAAGGCCTGA
- a CDS encoding PTS sugar transporter subunit IIA produces MTLADIVQREHIIDDLKASSRWEAIDELIDRLVECGRIKLEHREAIASVVKKREISMSTGIGFGIGIPHASTELVTEVMGAFGRSKKGVNFDALDNQPVHLVVLFLVPHGQFQKHLHTLANIAKMLHHRDFRQALEESPGADEILGLIHSQSTRK; encoded by the coding sequence ATGACGCTCGCGGACATCGTTCAACGAGAGCACATCATCGACGACCTGAAGGCTTCCAGTCGCTGGGAAGCCATCGACGAACTCATCGACCGTCTGGTCGAGTGCGGTCGCATCAAGCTGGAGCACCGCGAGGCCATCGCCTCCGTCGTTAAAAAAAGGGAAATCTCGATGAGCACGGGTATTGGCTTCGGCATCGGCATCCCGCACGCCTCCACCGAACTGGTCACCGAAGTCATGGGCGCGTTCGGCCGATCCAAGAAAGGCGTCAATTTCGACGCACTCGACAATCAGCCCGTCCACCTGGTGGTGCTGTTCCTCGTCCCCCACGGCCAGTTCCAAAAGCATCTCCACACTTTGGCCAACATCGCCAAAATGCTTCATCATCGCGACTTCCGCCAAGCCCTCGAGGAAAGCCCGGGCGCCGATGAAATCCTGGGGCTGATTCATTCCCAATCCACGCGGAAATGA